From Desulfovibrio sp., the proteins below share one genomic window:
- a CDS encoding UbiD family decarboxylase, which produces MGYRNMQECLADLESRGHLKRIDAEVDPHLELAAIQRRAFRAKAPALLFTRVRGTSFPMLCNLFGTRERLHYIFRDSLPAVRAVLAAKADPAAALKKPWAALPAVPGLWHMLPRLRRGKGGSEGGNVPVLERRCAPADLPQLTCWPMDGGAFITLPLVYSEDPANTGADASNLGMYRVQQSGNDYAPDEMGLHYQIHRGIGVHHAHAIAQGRPLPVHVYVGGPPSLTVAAVMPLPEGLSELRFAGLLGGRRMDMARVDGLPLPVLAEADFCISGHIMPNAKPEGPFGDHVGYYSLTHDFPVLKVDAVYHRKGAVWPFTAVGRPPQEDTVFGEFIHELTGPLVPQVFQGVREVHAVDAAGVHPLLLALGSERYTPYEATRRPRELLTMALHLLGTTQTALAKYVLVAAHEDAPGLSAAHAPQFLRHLLERTDFARDLHFITHSTNDTLDYTGLGLNEGSKLIWAAAGEKRRDLGLELTGQAAELPPLPQGFGDAHVAGPGLLVLRGPRHALGRNEPDPAMETLADALAHWPGREAFPLVVVADDAAFCARDMDNFLWVAFTRSDPATDVYGARAQTRAKHWSCEAPLVMDARLKPFHAPPLEEDPDTTRRVDALAAPGGPLHGYL; this is translated from the coding sequence ATGGGCTACCGCAACATGCAGGAATGCCTCGCCGATCTGGAGAGCCGTGGGCACCTCAAGCGTATTGACGCCGAGGTGGACCCGCATCTGGAACTGGCGGCCATCCAGCGGCGGGCCTTCAGGGCCAAGGCTCCGGCCCTGCTGTTCACGCGGGTCAGGGGCACGTCCTTTCCCATGCTGTGCAACCTTTTCGGCACACGTGAGCGCCTGCACTATATTTTCAGGGACAGCCTGCCTGCCGTGCGGGCCGTGCTGGCCGCCAAGGCCGATCCTGCGGCTGCCCTTAAAAAGCCCTGGGCCGCGCTGCCCGCAGTGCCGGGCCTCTGGCACATGCTCCCCCGGCTGCGGCGCGGCAAGGGTGGCAGCGAAGGCGGCAACGTGCCCGTGCTGGAGCGCCGTTGCGCGCCCGCCGATCTGCCGCAACTGACCTGCTGGCCCATGGACGGCGGGGCCTTCATCACCCTTCCCCTTGTGTACAGCGAAGACCCCGCCAACACGGGGGCCGACGCGTCAAACCTTGGCATGTACCGGGTACAGCAGAGCGGCAATGACTACGCGCCGGACGAAATGGGCCTGCACTACCAGATCCACCGTGGCATAGGCGTGCACCACGCCCACGCCATCGCGCAGGGGCGTCCGCTGCCCGTGCACGTGTATGTGGGCGGCCCGCCAAGCCTCACCGTGGCGGCGGTGATGCCCCTGCCCGAGGGCCTCAGCGAATTGCGCTTTGCCGGACTGCTTGGCGGACGCCGCATGGATATGGCCAGGGTTGACGGCCTGCCCTTGCCCGTTTTGGCAGAAGCGGATTTTTGCATCAGCGGGCACATCATGCCCAATGCCAAGCCCGAGGGCCCCTTTGGCGACCATGTGGGGTATTACAGTCTTACCCACGATTTTCCCGTGCTCAAGGTGGATGCCGTGTACCACCGCAAGGGGGCGGTGTGGCCATTTACCGCCGTGGGGCGGCCGCCGCAGGAAGACACGGTTTTTGGCGAATTCATCCACGAGCTTACCGGGCCGCTGGTGCCGCAGGTTTTTCAGGGCGTACGCGAGGTTCATGCCGTGGACGCGGCAGGGGTGCACCCCCTGTTGCTGGCCCTGGGCAGCGAGCGCTATACTCCCTATGAAGCCACGCGCAGACCGCGCGAGCTTTTGACCATGGCCCTGCACCTGCTGGGGACCACGCAAACGGCTCTGGCCAAATATGTTCTTGTGGCCGCCCACGAGGATGCCCCCGGCCTCAGCGCGGCCCATGCGCCGCAGTTCTTGCGTCATCTTCTGGAACGCACGGATTTTGCGCGCGATCTGCATTTTATCACGCACAGCACCAATGACACGTTGGACTATACGGGGCTTGGCCTCAATGAGGGGTCAAAGCTCATATGGGCTGCCGCCGGGGAAAAACGGCGTGACCTCGGGCTGGAACTGACGGGCCAGGCGGCCGAACTGCCGCCCCTGCCCCAAGGCTTTGGCGACGCGCACGTGGCTGGCCCCGGTCTGCTTGTGCTGCGCGGCCCACGGCATGCCCTGGGCAGAAACGAGCCTGATCCGGCAATGGAAACCCTTGCGGACGCCCTGGCCCACTGGCCCGGACGCGAAGCCTTTCCCCTGGTGGTGGTTGCGGACGATGCGGCGTTCTGCGCCAGGGATATGGACAACTTTCTCTGGGTGGCCTTTACCCGGTCAGACCCGGCCACGGATGTGTACGGGGCCCGTGCGCAAACGCGGGCAAAGCACTGGTCGTGTGAAGCGCCCCTGGTTATGGACGCCCGCCTGAAGCCCTTCCACGCTCCCCCCCTGGAAGAGGACCCGGACACCACCCGCAGGGTGGATGCCCTGGCCGCACCAGGCGGGCCTTTACACGGATACCTTTAA
- a CDS encoding NUDIX hydrolase, which translates to MKKDVVCPHCGKPYSCFRNPAPTADVIIHEPGRGVVIIRRRHTPIGFALPGGFIDEGEQAEEAAVREMREETGLDVELTGLLGVYSRPKRDPRQHTLTVVFTGKARNPDAICAGDDAAQAAFYPLDALPQPLVFDHAEILEHFRQALAGQRQVAAVQPLACHHLPDGNAGKEKSVVSFGSDGVSTGASAAASSSVSAAPATPATLAAHKGEKC; encoded by the coding sequence ATGAAAAAAGACGTTGTCTGCCCCCACTGCGGCAAACCCTATTCCTGCTTTCGCAATCCCGCGCCCACGGCGGACGTGATCATTCACGAGCCGGGCAGAGGGGTGGTGATCATCCGTCGCAGGCACACGCCCATCGGCTTTGCCCTGCCTGGCGGATTCATAGATGAGGGCGAGCAGGCTGAAGAGGCCGCCGTTCGCGAAATGCGCGAAGAGACAGGGCTTGATGTTGAGTTGACGGGCTTGCTGGGCGTGTATTCACGGCCCAAGCGCGATCCCCGCCAGCACACGCTTACCGTGGTTTTTACGGGCAAGGCGCGTAATCCTGACGCCATCTGCGCCGGGGATGATGCGGCCCAGGCCGCCTTTTATCCGCTGGACGCCCTGCCGCAGCCTCTGGTCTTTGACCATGCGGAAATTCTGGAGCATTTCAGGCAGGCCCTGGCCGGGCAGCGGCAGGTGGCGGCCGTGCAGCCCCTGGCCTGTCACCATCTGCCCGATGGTAACGCCGGAAAGGAAAAAAGCGTGGTGTCGTTCGGTTCCGACGGTGTATCCACCGGCGCATCCGCCGCCGCATCCTCCAGCGTATCCGCCGCGCCCGCCACACCCGCCACACTGGCAGCGCATAAAGGGGAGAAGTGCTGA